The DNA region CCAATTTAGCAAAACTCTTAAGTCAGTTCCATGAGAATCAATATCTGATCAAATCCCTTGTCCCCCAGCCCTGGTATTTGAGTAcactggcctgccttcagcaagaaccTTATCAAGTTGGTTTAGACAGAATTCCCTCCCCatgtttcctcttagtaattttccatccactgaaaATACAATTTGGAATTGAGCCTGGTTCTATACTGAGATCTGTTTTCATCTATCACAAGtcttaattaaataaaaccaGTTTATACCACTTTACTATCCAGCTCTGGTTTtggcacccacccccacctctaatACCAAATACGGccaatatttttgaaatagcaGAGTTATCAGGCCCAAATGGGAGATGCCATTGCACTACATTCTAATCACATATTTGCCTCATGCTAGATGCTGtacaacacacaaaaatagatacaataTTTCCTGGCCACAAAGGATATTTGATGTGAATAATAAAACAAGAGAACCAACTgaccaatatttattaaactgtTTTATATGGCAAATAAAAGAACAACCTAAAGGAGTTTTGGTTCCTGCCTTGAGGTATATGGTGACAGAATCATGGAAATCGAGGTAGAAAATAGAGTGCTGACACCAATGACTTCCCAGCTCCTAAACCTCACAATGGGAAGGTAGTAGGCAAAAAGCAAGAGGGAGACATCCACAAAGGCAAGAAATCTAACACAAGCTTCAAAGAAAATGCAACAGGACAACCAATGAAATGAAAGGGAAGATTCCTGGGAATCAGCTCTGCCTCAAGTCAGCTGTGTCTCAACAGAAGCAGTGAGTCTAGATAAGCCAAGGGCTGCAAGTATGAACACATTTGTTGGCTCTTAACGGGATGCCTCCTCCTTGGTCTCAAGTCTCATTTCCTCCtggaagttttcatttctaaactAGAAAACTGACCATGCCACTCCCCTGTTAAATAAGAGCCTTCGGTGCCTAAGAAACAAGACCCTACCTCCTTGATCTGGCTTATAGGGACCCCACAGATTTAATCTCTGGGACTCCCTCCTCCAGACACAATGCTCTAGCAACACTGTTCCCAGGGTACTCGCCAGCTTGTTTCTCACTTCCTTCTCTTTGCTCATGTCAGCACTCTGCCAAGAAAAGCCCTCCTCTCACCTGTACACAACTAACCTAGTTATGAAGATTTGGTTTGTAGGTTTTCCCCAAACCTTCCTCCAGATGACCAGGGGCATACCTCTTTTACTGGACCTATTACATTACAGTGACCAGTTTGTATGACTGGTTTGCTTTCGACAAAGTTAGCGAGGAAAGCGGctatgtcttattcatttttagaatcCTTAGCACCTAGCATACTCGCCCAGTGACAGTTTGTTGGGTGAAACATAACTCCTTAAAGCAGGGAAGAGGCTATTTTGCAGTGGTTCAGTGCATGAGTAAGATTTAAAGGCTGGTTCTCGTATTTACTATCTGGGTGACTTCAAATAAAACTTTCCAATATGCTAATGAAAACAAACCTGGTAATACCCATCTGATAGGGCTGTTGGGAAGAGTAAATTAAATCAGGCATACGAAGCACTTGGCTCAGCTCTACCAAGGTTAGTTCTCTCATCCCTATTACATGTGCCCCAACTCCCAAATATCACTCCCAACACAGCTCGGGACAGTAAGCAAATCCTGTTTGCCCAAGATATGTTTAATTGTAAGAATAGAGATAGAGGTCAACTCTTCATAAAAAGCAAACTATGGTCCCATCTTAGATGTGCCgcatgtttccttctcttccttctttgagtAGCAGTATTTCTGGATTTCTTCTGCAAGCCACAGGCAGTGCAGGATGCGTTTCTTTTCAGCAGCCAGTTCCTTTTCAGAGAACTGGCCCAAGAGTTTCTGGACAAATATGTTTTGATCTTTCAGGAAAATATTCTTATTGACTCCTACATTTGGCATATTCTCCAGGGACCCAGATTTAAAATGGAAGCTTAAATGTCTGTTTCGTTTTAGACCAGGTCCTTTCTCTTCAATCCATGTGAGCGGACTGCAAAGACAAAAGAATCATAAATGTTAGAGATTACAAGAGAGTGCAGGTGGATGTTTGCTAGCCCGTGAGAACCTGGTAACAGGTCTGCATATTGTACCTATCTTCCCTGAAGCTGCTGCTCAATGTAGTGGCTCAGGTGGCATCTTGACCTCTACCAGCCTCCCAAAGGCCTTGGGTGATTGTTTCCAACTTCAGGGCCAAACAGTCCTTCATTTAATTTTGCCATCAGGCAAGGGAATTCACTCAATGATTTTGTGTGAAcatcagtttgttttttcttgtgactGTCTTatctgtaactttttaaaaaagtttttattttaattccagttacttaacagtgtacaatatattagtttcaggcgtacaatatagtgattaaacaCTTCCATACATTATCCGGTGTGTGCATACTGACTGTTGGCACTTTACTGTCAACTGAATAGAGTAGGGCTGAGGATGGGACCTTGTCCACACACGTTCTGGGCTTGGACAACACTAAGCTCCAGACATCCCAACCCAAAACACAAGTTTTAAATTCACAGACcgctcctctgctctctctgtgagaactttcatttgcaaatatttgcatttGTCAACTTGGGCATAGACTACCAACAAAAAGCTTCTTAGGTCTCCCCTTCCACAGGGAGGTGTTTAACCACATCCATATCCCGAGTTTCAGCCTGCATCTGCAAACCCGGTGGAGGTGGTGATTTCTAACTGCTCTTCCCAGGCTCTTAAGGATGAGCAGGCAGGGACCACACTCCTACCAGCTGTCTTTGACAGGAGAGCTGAAACATGTAACTCTTCTATACACTGACTATCCACATGACATTTGGATTAAAaaagtattgtttatttttacaaagtgTGAAAACTGTTGGTAAGATGGAAAGAACACGGGCTTGAGAATTAAGCTGCACTAGGGTTATCTGGATGACCTTGGGCTCTAAGACAATGACACCTACGTCATTGGCAGGTGAAGACTGCAACAAGGGAAAGACGAGACCTGATGTAGTTTCTAAGACCTTCCTTTCTTGTGCCCTTCCCATGCAGTTTTGGGGAGAAGGTGTCACAATCTGGGGACAGGAGACAGGCTGCCTAAGTGTGATTCTCACACAACACTTAGTTCTGTGCCTTTAGCAAGTTTCTTAACAGtgctgaacctcagtttcccaggTGATCATAATTCCCACTTAGAGAGTTCGCATAAAGATTCTATGAGAAAATCCTTGTTAAAGGGCTAggcctgtgcctggcacacggtaagcactcagtaaacagTCTCTAACACCAGCACTTCCACAACAGGAATTCAAGTAATGATCCCTGTCTGGCTAGTCCTTTTATTGTAACCTCTCAAAATCATgcttcccaccacctccccccgcccccttccctaTTCCCAGTTATCGTTCTGTTCTATTCTACTCTATTGTTTGAGGGTAgctataacttaaaaaattgtgtCTGGAAACAACTGGCATAGGCTCCTAATGTGCAGTTAACAACCCTAGAAAGACATCTACTTATAGTTGAAAGCTGAAACTCAGGCCTGCAGACTGAGTCaagttttgggggagagagagaaaagaagcccACAGATCCCAAGCATTCTTCCCAAGCACAGTCAGAAGCCATAACTGCATTTACAGGATAAGATGGCCTTTCTCTGTCACAGAGGACACTATACTAAGCGGCATGTAAACCAAGCAGGGACTTACTTGCTTTGAAGAGCTACATTTCACCAAGTCGTCTATTCTGGaagtcattaaaatgataaaatgattcATGTATAAATCAATGATAGCCCATAcataaaaaattcatattcagGTCAGACAGAGTCTAAAAGATAGTAGTTAGATTAGTAAACTAGTAAAACTAAGGTGTTCaatctatcatttaaaaatttttgattatgactccaatttttaaaaataaattattacaaacTCTATCATCAAAAAGTTGGTCTCACTTCTAAAACATTAATCTCCATGGctagttttgttttacttaactGAGGTAGGTGACATtaacactgtattagtttcagcTCATGGCTAGTTTTAAAAGCACATGGTACACGCTTTAAAACATTCCAGAATTTGATAACAAAGATGAACATTAATGCTGTTTATTCACTGCTTTAACGTTGGATACAAATAAATttgagacaggggcacctgggtggctctatcagttgagcatctgactcttgatttcagctcaggtcatgatcccaaagttgtgggattgaaccccacatcaggctccaggcagagtatggagcctgcttgggatcttctctctctccctctgcccctctaccctgctcgcgctctctatccctctctctcaaataaaataaataataaaataaataatattttttttaaaaagggaataaaaagaaatttgagatATTCCAAAGGTTCTGATCTACCTAAGAAAATTTCTCATATCCTTCCATAGAACATGGAGTCTTAAAAGTCTGAGGAAATGCCAAACATCAAGGATGTTTCCTCTGTTTCAATTTCCTAATCAGTGGACATGACTAATAAATATACAGCTTCACCTATGCTATTGTGGTGGTGTGACAGTAAAAGTACAATCTGTGAAGTAGAAAGTATTATATGTAATTAACAACTTATTATAATATGTTGTTTGCCATCTGTCCCAACCTCTCATCTGATGCCTGCCCCGCCTTTGCAATAATGAGTTAGTCTCTGCTTCCCTCACATCTTATTTCCTGTCAAGGACTGAGAAGAGCACATTTTCCTCTGAGAAGCATGACCTGACCTCTCCACATTCCCCTTTTCTGTGCTCCAGAAGCACCCTGAGCTATGTTTAGCTCTGGCTACTGGGGACAGCACCTGTCCGTGGGGATGGTCAGACCAGAGCTGCAATTCTTACACTTACAATGTCAGGGTCCGCTAGTGCTATTACTCCAAATGCAGCACTTGCAGGTTCCGCGTGCTTTATCTTCCTTCATCTGTgacctctgcctttccccagcaaAGAGGAAACTCCTCAAAATGGACAAAGATCAGGCTTCATTCAGGTACCcaaatacttttctctttttgtaaatacCCAATGGTCTGTTTCTTTTACTACCAAGAACCCCACCAGCTGGAAGCACATTTAGAAACACTCCaaaacacttgttattttaaatattttatagagcCCAAGTGCTTTTCAAGGGGAATTATGaatatgcttttgttttaaaagacttggtataaaaaataaagaatcagaacACTTTGGGAATAGTATGACAGTATAAGATAAAGCTGAGAAACAGAACCTTAAATTGTAGTCACAATGAGGGATGGATATTTGGACACGTGATAAGCAAGCAGGATAAAATGTCAATGGCAAGATCTAGGTAGTAGTTGTATGGGTGTTCACTGCAAAATTCTTCCAACTTTACCATATGTCTGAaacattcataataaaatgttggaaaaaattcAGGTCTCAGGGGTAAACTGGATTTCTGTTACTTCATCTGATCTTGCTCACTTGTGTGGCTTAGGCAACTTGCTCAAATTCTGTAAGCCTCTATGTACTTCTTGGCAAAGGGGATCATGTTCGTCTTATTTACCTTCCAAGGCTGCTGTGAGGATGAATAAGGCAACATAAGTGAAACCCAAGCACCTACTGTGTCTACAAAAGCAGACAGTCCTTCTGGAGTTGGGGTTGGGGGTCTAGGCCCTCTGGGCTCTGTCTAGATTCACCTTTGTGAACATATGACAATGTCCTCAAGTTTCCTCCTCACAGTTTCTCACAACCTaccgtttgttctctgtctctaagCACACAGTCATTTTCATATGTTGATCTTCCTTTCGCTCTTCCAAAGTGGCGGATATAAGAGAAAGTTCCCCAAAGAGGGAGACCAGCCAGGTCAGGCGAGAAATGCCACTGAACGCAGGGAAGCCAAACCGCTCTTCTTCCAATGGGCCAGCTGTGGGGAATCACAAATACCATGGGAAGTGGGAAGTAAGGACTGATAGCTGGAGAGCTGAGGGTGCAAGTGGGCAGGTGTGTGGCTAGGTCCTCAAGACAAAGCAACCTTGCCTTACAGCATGATATGCAAGATGACTACTAATATTTAGGTGCCTGAATGAAAACTTCACAaaagcatttctcttttttcttgtttacttgattcaattttcttaggaaaataaaacatcttattGGAAACAGCAGTCCATCTAGCCCataggataataaaaatatttcaggcttcTACTATGCACATGTGGTTTACATAtagtaaacatacacacacatacatacataccctcTTCAGTTAGTGATTTAAAGAAgtcttataaaagaaaaagaatcaaggtATTTTAGGCCCCCAAGCCTATATTCCTATAAATACCATATAACTAACAATAGGGTAAATGACAATAGGGTGAAGGCAGCATGATAGCTATGAAGAAAACAGCAATACCTATAAACTATGTCgatataaaaaaaaactgatacagTGTTAAGTGTTTCCTTAGTCTTCATAATCTCCTAcacaaaagtacattaaaaaaaatatctgtgtgaGAAATACGTGTGGTTAAGATATTGCTCCCGACTCTCTCCAGCCCCAATTTTAAACATAACCCAAACTTAAAAGGCTACATAACCTGTTACGTTGTTTATAAACTAATTCCTTACAAATTTGATACTGACTTGAAAGGAATTCATATTAtgactatgttttaaaaaagagaacaagctataaataaaagcaaaaaaaattataagtttcATAGACAACATGGTTTGAAGTCACTAGGACCTAAATATTAAAGTTACAAAAGAAAGGTTTCTCCCTCTCAGCTGGTTACTGTCTGCTCTCGGGCTTTTTGGAGAGGACAGAGCAGCCATCAAATGTTTGAGCCATGAAGTCAGAGGCCTGAGCTCCAATCTGGCTCTGCCACAAAGCTGTTTTTGACAACTTTGTGAAGCtattcacctctctgagcttccttttctctgtgtgtataaTGGGGGTATAAATACTTACTTTATAGGATTATCATATATGAATTAACATGAACTAATTAATACATTCACATACGTGGCACAGTTCCTTGTACAGGTTCATGGTTATTATTGTTACAActctatcattattttaaaagatgaaggtggattttaaaaaggggtttcactgttattttctgaaaattcattAGGAGATAAATGGTTTTACCACTTAGCAATGCCTGACCATGTCAAGGTTTTGCTTCTATAAGGAAAGCCCTCAGGAAAGGTTCCAAATACTCTAGGATATAGCCAGATAAGAAGGCCATCCAAAGAGCAGGAGGCTCCAGGATGCTCATATCCTATTGCTAATGGAGCTCCTCAAATAATGACCAACATAGAGCAAATAATCAAATATAGTGTAGATCAAATATTCTGGGGGCTGCCCATGTCCTTGTAACGTgttggaggaagaaaggggcTATGAATATTGTTTACTCtgcaaagagaacaaaaatattctCCTCTCCAAGAACCTGAGTCCATGTTCAACCTCCTGTGGAAAAATAGTCTCCAATTTGTTAAGATTTAATGAGGAAAATTCTATCTAAGAGGTTGGGACAGAAGCATTTGTAAGCTTAAGATTTCTAACATACTTTTACCTAAGGTCCACCAAGCACTTAAATCTcatttgaggaaagaaaaaaaaatggctatttttattgtttgtggaAGCATGGGAAGATTATATTAAATTGGCCTTCAGTCAGACAGTCTTTAGAAAAAATGAATCCAAATTAACATCCTAGAGAACTAGGAAAGAACCTAGTTAGCTTTCTGGCCTCACCAGTTACACATGACCTGTGATCCCACCTCAAACTGACCTGTAAAGAGGAGAGACCCTTTTAGCAGGTCTTTTCCCACCACTTCTTTTTTCAGGAATGCAAACTCCTCCATCAAGAGTTCAACATGCTCCTCATGCAAGACCTTTCCTGTCATGACAAAAATGGGAGTAAAAAAGGCAGTCATCATCAGTCATGTATAGATGTGCATCCCAGAGTCTAGGTCTGTCTTCTACCAGCACAGAAGGACACAGCGACTGCAGAACCACCTGGGGTACCACTATACCCTTACACACCCCATCTGGAGGTGATGTCAGTTCTCAACTTACAACAGAAATGAAAGTCTAAGAAAGCAACATGATATCTACCTGCCCCAAAGGCAAGATGAGATCTGGGAAGTATCTGAGCTGAGTGCTAACTTCTCTTCTAGCCAGAATGGGGCAGTGCAGCataaaaatctaagaaacaaggagaagaaaaggaattttgagGACTGAAGAGAAGCTAAAATTAGACTCTTTATTTCAAAAACTGGAAGAACCAAGTGACTTTTTCAAATTACCCAGGTTGGAGGGTGGATAGATAATTATTCGTAACTAAAATTTTGGATTATAAAAGaaagctgttaattttttttgctcTGGTGGCTTTTTCTTACCTAGGTTAGAAGATTCATAAAATACCAGAACTGGTTCCCCTTCTTCAATAGTTCTTTATTTTCAACTAATCCcacatgactatttttttttaaatatatattccttcCATATCACCAACCTCTCTAggtacacaaaacaaaacaaaactcaggaaaaaCTTAAAGTATAAGAAAGCTCTTTTGTTCAAATATGTTTTGTTCagtatttcccttttatttttatttatttatttttatatctctctGGCTTATTTACTACTTGTTACAAGTTTGTGCCCTTAAACATTATGAATCTTACCCCTCACACATCCTATTCCCTGGTGGTAATCACCATTTcactggctattttttttttataggtttGACTTTCTAGATTCCACAAATTAGTGATAatcatatagtacttgtctttctctgacttattgcacttagcataatgtgctcaaggtttatccgtgttgttgcaaatggcaggatatccTCTTTTCCcactgctgaataatattccagtttatatatgtaccacatctttttttttttttttttaacattcatctgttgatgggcatttgggttgcttccatgtcttggttattgtgaataatgctacaatgaacatgggtgtgcagtTATCCCTTCGATGCACTGATTTCaattccttcagatatatacccaggagtgggtTTCTGGATCATCtgacagttctgtttttaatcttttgaagacccgtcatactgttttccattttggATATGCCAGTTTACATTCCAACCAAGAGTACATCAgagttcctttttccccacatccttatCAACATTTGTTACCTCATTGTTTGAAAATAGCTACCATaatagatgtgaggtgatatctcattgtggttttggtatgCCTGATGATTAGTGACCGTGAACTCCTCTTCATACATCTGTTGACATACctgtttgtatatcttctttggaaatgtgtctcttaaattcctctgccaattttctaattggattgtttgcttttcccCTATTAGCTGTGTGAGTTCtttgtattttagatattaaccccttatgacatatatagtttgcaaatattttttcccattctataggttgccatttcagtttactgaatatttcctttactgtgtagaagctctttagtttgatgtgtttatgtttattttagctttctttGCCTGTGAAGTTGGTCTTATCCAAGCTAACACTGCTAAAAACAAAGTCAAGGattttccccctatgttttcttttaggagttttacagtGTCAGGTAAGTCTCTTTTTCTTATGATTTCATATGTCTCTGACACATTTCAAGACAATTTCTGTGACTGATGTAAGACaggagtccagtttcattcttttacatgtgcatatccagttttcctaacaccactGATTGAAGAGACTACCATTTTCCCACTGTATGTTCTTGGtgcccttgtcaaatattagttaacCACGTATGCATGGGTTTATGTTTGAGCTCTCTATactgttccactggtctatgtgccTGATTTTACGCCAgtgccacactgttttgattcctATACCTTTGTATCATAAATTGTAATttaggaagtgtgatgcttccagatttattcttcattctcaagattgtttttggtatttagggtctcttatggttccacacaaatttcagAAT from Panthera leo isolate Ple1 chromosome A2, P.leo_Ple1_pat1.1, whole genome shotgun sequence includes:
- the BLVRA gene encoding biliverdin reductase A isoform X3, producing MPERKFGVVVVGVGRAGSVRIRDLRNPHASSAFLNLIGFVSRRELGNIDEVQQISLENALSSPEVEVAYICSESSSHEDYIRQFLNAGKHVLVEYPMTLSWEAAQDLWKLAEQKGKVLHEEHVELLMEEFAFLKKEVVGKDLLKGSLLFTAGPLEEERFGFPAFSGISRLTWLVSLFGELSLISATLEERKEDQHMKMTVCLETENKRPLTWIEEKGPGLKRNRHLSFHFKSGSLENMPNVGVNKNIFLKDQNIFVQKLLGQFSEKELAAEKKRILHCLWLAEEIQKYCYSKKEEKETCGTSKMGP
- the BLVRA gene encoding biliverdin reductase A isoform X2, which codes for MNAEPERKFGVVVVGVGRAGSVRIRDLRNPHASSAFLNLIGFVSRRELGNIDEVQQISLENALSSPEVEVAYICSESSSHEDYIRQFLNAGKHVLVEYPMTLSWEAAQDLWKLAEQKGKVLHEEHVELLMEEFAFLKKEVVGKDLLKGSLLFTAGPLEEERFGFPAFSGISRLTWLVSLFGELSLISATLEERKEDQHMKMTVCLETENKRPLTWIEEKGPGLKRNRHLSFHFKSGSLENMPNVGVNKNIFLKDQNIFVQKLLGQFSEKELAAEKKRILHCLWLAEEIQKYCYSKKEEKETCGTSKMGP
- the BLVRA gene encoding biliverdin reductase A isoform X1, which translates into the protein MWNLNKPERKFGVVVVGVGRAGSVRIRDLRNPHASSAFLNLIGFVSRRELGNIDEVQQISLENALSSPEVEVAYICSESSSHEDYIRQFLNAGKHVLVEYPMTLSWEAAQDLWKLAEQKGKVLHEEHVELLMEEFAFLKKEVVGKDLLKGSLLFTAGPLEEERFGFPAFSGISRLTWLVSLFGELSLISATLEERKEDQHMKMTVCLETENKRPLTWIEEKGPGLKRNRHLSFHFKSGSLENMPNVGVNKNIFLKDQNIFVQKLLGQFSEKELAAEKKRILHCLWLAEEIQKYCYSKKEEKETCGTSKMGP